In Drosophila simulans strain w501 chromosome 3R, Prin_Dsim_3.1, whole genome shotgun sequence, a single window of DNA contains:
- the LOC6728758 gene encoding uncharacterized protein LOC6728758 isoform X2 yields MAASNGNKSTMEHDTEGCDEVDFIVATHNNNNDYEDLGSVSQAVINTKVAAAAATPNNEPNSNTLKKAKERRTLFHFGSNSSSKKLSQSKSQESQEAGSKDASPATTAAPLPPVPIGTPPRQHKFVKSNSLARLLGNTYNAKKFEKQEQKRLASGAEGGKFNTYSGRRGRAGPYLERFKRVSKEDGDVAGEDDTVRVTNVITLTTDSRDLLYGSRQEHVGRTGGYDQNDQLTSKSKAYRTLTRSLGKLWRRTHSVDISTPDPEFKVSYLGNVLTGWAKGEGCVEKQLNTLWRNYTQHSKPDVIMRLKVCASGLKATTRQHGLTEYWAHRITYCCAPKNYPRVFCWIYRHEGRKLKHELRCHAVLCSKEKIAQDICDTLRENLESALREFKREKILKQNARLSLANAVYDNPSLPRRKIMLSVGGNNYRPPLERSKSAPKLMAIEEAIGEEEGDEIEDTNEPEMMPCCQKDSLYPAMTLGRRRCRRGHSIRRTGKIQAFSPCCSSHMAKELPQEETKKMAAASSSANDGSDSDDFEKLLKFDTTLSNELLPYFDMQLHKNSSQSMVSLSELKEEEGEPLSLLPTINSDPSADPEADYNAEDHDVTAPRRSGVCSDGEEDFLDDADDHYFRHAAMLTMLHRSSMRKMRAADQTSLKYRHQTQSSISSNASSSTTASTSAAAGGGSTQQGLTSPDSDEGSISSGCETASTVTNANHEEYNGKRDSDPGQLEQSPDLELEQAQVLEQMMIYQRLEQQLRNNSGDATNYSSSSSITLKRSNSGSDKQERSDHPDDDNSDSDESGYVEFQEKERPGQQPLISEASVTLAKIATVKPQVPPKPAPRRSLSLNAASTGASAGSSAGKAPGTAV; encoded by the exons ATGGCGGCCAGCAACGGTAACAAATCCACAATGGAGCACGATACCGAGGGTTGTGATGAGGTGGACTTTATAGTGGCCAcgcacaacaataacaacgatTACGAGGATTTGGGAAGCGTGAGTCAAGCGGTGATCAACACcaaagtagcagcagcagcagcaacaccaaacAACGAACCAAACAGCAATACATTGAAAAAAGCCAAGGAGCGTCGCACCCTTTTCCATTTcgggagcaacagcagcagcaagaagcTGAGTCAGAGCAAGTCACAGGAGAGCCAGGAGGCGGGCAGCAAGGATGCTTCGCCGGCGACAACTGCTGCTCCACTGCCGCCGGTGCCAATTGGAACGCCACCGCGACAGCACAAGTTCGTGAAGAGCAACAGCTTGGCCAGATTGCTGGGCAACACCTACAATGCCAAGAAGTTCgagaagcaggagcagaagcgtCTGGCATCCGGAGCCGAGGGCGGCAAGTTCAACACCTACAGTGGGAGGCGGGGACGTGCGGGTCCCTATCTGGAGCGATTCAAGCGGGTGTCCAAGGAGGACGGCGATGTGGCTGGCGAGGATGACACGGTGAGGGTCACGAACGTCATTACCCTGACGACGGACTCGCGGGATTTGCTCTACGGCAGCCGGCAGGAGCATGTGGGTCGCACTGGGGGCTATGACCAGAACGATCAGCTCACCTCGAAGTCGAAGGCGTATCGCACGCTCACCCGCAGTTTGGGCAAACTCTGGAGGCGCACACACAGCGTGGACATTAGCACACCCGATCCGGAGTTCAAGGTCTCGTACCTGGGCAACGTCCTGACCGGCTGGGCGAAGG GTGAGGGTTGTGTGGAGAAGCAGCTGAATACGCTGTGGCGGAACTACACCCAGCACTCCAAGCCGGACGTGATCATGCGCCTGAAGGTGTGCGCCTCCGGCTTGAAGGCCACCACCCGGCAGCACGGACTCACGGAGTACTGGGCCCACAGGATCACCTACTGCTGTGCACCGAAGAACTATCCGCGGGTCTTTTGCTGGATCTACCGCCATGAGGGCAGGAAGCTGAAGCATGAGCTCCGCTGCCATGCGGTGCTCTGCAGCAAGGAGAAGATTGCCCAGGACATTTGCGATACCCTGAGG gAAAACCTGGAGAGCGCTTTGCGCGAATTTAAGCGCGAGAAAATTCTGAAGCAAAACGCTCGCTTGAGTTTGGCCAACGCTGTCTACGACAATCCGAGCTTGCCGCGCCGCAAGATCATGCTGAGTGTGGGCGGCAACAACTACAGACCGCCGCTGGAACGCTCCAAGTCGGCGCCCAAGCTGATGGCCATCGAGGAGGCCATtggcgaggaggagggcgatGAGATCGAGGACACCAATGAGCCGGAGATGATGCCGTGCTGCCAGAAGGACTCCCTCTATCCGGCCATGACGCTGGGAAGGCGTCGCTGTCGTCGCGGACACTCCATTCGGCGTACGGGCAAGATACAGGCCTTCTCGCCCTGCTGCAGTTCGCACATGGCAAAGGAGTTGCCGCAAGAAGAGACCAAGAAGATGGCGGCGGCGAGCAGTTCCGCCAATGATGGCTCCGATTCGGACGACTTCGAGAAGCTGCTGAAGTTCGATACGACTTTGAGTAATGAGTTGTTGCCGTACTTCGACATGCAGCTGCACAAGAACAGCAGCCAGAGCATGGTGAGCCTGAGCGAActcaaggaggaggagggcgaaCCGCTGAGCCTCCTGCCCACCATTAACAGCGATCCCAGCGCCGACCCGGAGGCGGACTACAATGCCGAAGATCACGATGTAACCGCGCCGCGACGCAGTGGCGTTTGCAGCGATGGCGAGGAAGACTTCCTGGACGATGCGGACGACCATTACTTCCGACATGCGGCCATGCTGACCATGTTGCACCGCAGTTCGATGAGGAAGATGCGGGCGGCCGATCAGACGAGTCTTAAGTACCGCCATCAGACCCAGTCATCGATCTCCTCCAATGCGTCCAGTTCGACGACGGCCAGCACTTCGGCGGCAGCGGGCGGAGGATCCACCCAGCAGGGTCTGACCAGTCCGGACAGCGACGAGGGTTCCATATCCAGCGGCTGCGAGACGGCCAGCACAGTCACAAATGCCAACCACGAGGAGTACAACGGCAAGCGGGATAGCGATCCCGGCCAGCTGGAGCAGTCGCCGGacttggagctggagcaggcgCAAGTGCTGGAGCAGATGATGATCTACCAAAgactggagcagcagctgcgcaACAACAGCGGCGATGCCACCAATTACAGCAGCTCGAGCAGCATCACCCTGAAGCGCAGCAATTCCGGCAGCGACAAGCAGGAGAGGAGCGACCATCCGGATGACGACAACAGCGACAGCGACGAGAGCGGCTACGTGGAGTTCCAGGAGAAGGAGCGACCGGGTCAGCAGCCGCTGATCAGCGAGGCAAGCGTTACGCTGGCCAAGATTGCGACCGTCAAGCCGCAGGTACCACCAAAGCCGGCTCCACGTCGCTCGCTCAGTCTCAACGCGGCGTCCACCGGCGCCTCAGCGGGCTCATCCGCTGGCAAGGCTCCGGGCACCGCTGTCTGA
- the LOC6728758 gene encoding uncharacterized protein LOC6728758 isoform X1, giving the protein MAASNGNKSTMEHDTEGCDEVDFIVATHNNNNDYEDLGSVSQAVINTKVAAAAATPNNEPNSNTLKKAKERRTLFHFGSNSSSKKLSQSKSQESQEAGSKDASPATTAAPLPPVPIGTPPRQHKFVKSNSLARLLGNTYNAKKFEKQEQKRLASGAEGGKFNTYSGRRGRAGPYLERFKRVSKEDGDVAGEDDTVRVTNVITLTTDSRDLLYGSRQEHVGRTGGYDQNDQLTSKSKAYRTLTRSLGKLWRRTHSVDISTPDPEFKVSYLGNVLTGWAKAGEGCVEKQLNTLWRNYTQHSKPDVIMRLKVCASGLKATTRQHGLTEYWAHRITYCCAPKNYPRVFCWIYRHEGRKLKHELRCHAVLCSKEKIAQDICDTLRENLESALREFKREKILKQNARLSLANAVYDNPSLPRRKIMLSVGGNNYRPPLERSKSAPKLMAIEEAIGEEEGDEIEDTNEPEMMPCCQKDSLYPAMTLGRRRCRRGHSIRRTGKIQAFSPCCSSHMAKELPQEETKKMAAASSSANDGSDSDDFEKLLKFDTTLSNELLPYFDMQLHKNSSQSMVSLSELKEEEGEPLSLLPTINSDPSADPEADYNAEDHDVTAPRRSGVCSDGEEDFLDDADDHYFRHAAMLTMLHRSSMRKMRAADQTSLKYRHQTQSSISSNASSSTTASTSAAAGGGSTQQGLTSPDSDEGSISSGCETASTVTNANHEEYNGKRDSDPGQLEQSPDLELEQAQVLEQMMIYQRLEQQLRNNSGDATNYSSSSSITLKRSNSGSDKQERSDHPDDDNSDSDESGYVEFQEKERPGQQPLISEASVTLAKIATVKPQVPPKPAPRRSLSLNAASTGASAGSSAGKAPGTAV; this is encoded by the exons ATGGCGGCCAGCAACGGTAACAAATCCACAATGGAGCACGATACCGAGGGTTGTGATGAGGTGGACTTTATAGTGGCCAcgcacaacaataacaacgatTACGAGGATTTGGGAAGCGTGAGTCAAGCGGTGATCAACACcaaagtagcagcagcagcagcaacaccaaacAACGAACCAAACAGCAATACATTGAAAAAAGCCAAGGAGCGTCGCACCCTTTTCCATTTcgggagcaacagcagcagcaagaagcTGAGTCAGAGCAAGTCACAGGAGAGCCAGGAGGCGGGCAGCAAGGATGCTTCGCCGGCGACAACTGCTGCTCCACTGCCGCCGGTGCCAATTGGAACGCCACCGCGACAGCACAAGTTCGTGAAGAGCAACAGCTTGGCCAGATTGCTGGGCAACACCTACAATGCCAAGAAGTTCgagaagcaggagcagaagcgtCTGGCATCCGGAGCCGAGGGCGGCAAGTTCAACACCTACAGTGGGAGGCGGGGACGTGCGGGTCCCTATCTGGAGCGATTCAAGCGGGTGTCCAAGGAGGACGGCGATGTGGCTGGCGAGGATGACACGGTGAGGGTCACGAACGTCATTACCCTGACGACGGACTCGCGGGATTTGCTCTACGGCAGCCGGCAGGAGCATGTGGGTCGCACTGGGGGCTATGACCAGAACGATCAGCTCACCTCGAAGTCGAAGGCGTATCGCACGCTCACCCGCAGTTTGGGCAAACTCTGGAGGCGCACACACAGCGTGGACATTAGCACACCCGATCCGGAGTTCAAGGTCTCGTACCTGGGCAACGTCCTGACCGGCTGGGCGAAGG CAGGTGAGGGTTGTGTGGAGAAGCAGCTGAATACGCTGTGGCGGAACTACACCCAGCACTCCAAGCCGGACGTGATCATGCGCCTGAAGGTGTGCGCCTCCGGCTTGAAGGCCACCACCCGGCAGCACGGACTCACGGAGTACTGGGCCCACAGGATCACCTACTGCTGTGCACCGAAGAACTATCCGCGGGTCTTTTGCTGGATCTACCGCCATGAGGGCAGGAAGCTGAAGCATGAGCTCCGCTGCCATGCGGTGCTCTGCAGCAAGGAGAAGATTGCCCAGGACATTTGCGATACCCTGAGG gAAAACCTGGAGAGCGCTTTGCGCGAATTTAAGCGCGAGAAAATTCTGAAGCAAAACGCTCGCTTGAGTTTGGCCAACGCTGTCTACGACAATCCGAGCTTGCCGCGCCGCAAGATCATGCTGAGTGTGGGCGGCAACAACTACAGACCGCCGCTGGAACGCTCCAAGTCGGCGCCCAAGCTGATGGCCATCGAGGAGGCCATtggcgaggaggagggcgatGAGATCGAGGACACCAATGAGCCGGAGATGATGCCGTGCTGCCAGAAGGACTCCCTCTATCCGGCCATGACGCTGGGAAGGCGTCGCTGTCGTCGCGGACACTCCATTCGGCGTACGGGCAAGATACAGGCCTTCTCGCCCTGCTGCAGTTCGCACATGGCAAAGGAGTTGCCGCAAGAAGAGACCAAGAAGATGGCGGCGGCGAGCAGTTCCGCCAATGATGGCTCCGATTCGGACGACTTCGAGAAGCTGCTGAAGTTCGATACGACTTTGAGTAATGAGTTGTTGCCGTACTTCGACATGCAGCTGCACAAGAACAGCAGCCAGAGCATGGTGAGCCTGAGCGAActcaaggaggaggagggcgaaCCGCTGAGCCTCCTGCCCACCATTAACAGCGATCCCAGCGCCGACCCGGAGGCGGACTACAATGCCGAAGATCACGATGTAACCGCGCCGCGACGCAGTGGCGTTTGCAGCGATGGCGAGGAAGACTTCCTGGACGATGCGGACGACCATTACTTCCGACATGCGGCCATGCTGACCATGTTGCACCGCAGTTCGATGAGGAAGATGCGGGCGGCCGATCAGACGAGTCTTAAGTACCGCCATCAGACCCAGTCATCGATCTCCTCCAATGCGTCCAGTTCGACGACGGCCAGCACTTCGGCGGCAGCGGGCGGAGGATCCACCCAGCAGGGTCTGACCAGTCCGGACAGCGACGAGGGTTCCATATCCAGCGGCTGCGAGACGGCCAGCACAGTCACAAATGCCAACCACGAGGAGTACAACGGCAAGCGGGATAGCGATCCCGGCCAGCTGGAGCAGTCGCCGGacttggagctggagcaggcgCAAGTGCTGGAGCAGATGATGATCTACCAAAgactggagcagcagctgcgcaACAACAGCGGCGATGCCACCAATTACAGCAGCTCGAGCAGCATCACCCTGAAGCGCAGCAATTCCGGCAGCGACAAGCAGGAGAGGAGCGACCATCCGGATGACGACAACAGCGACAGCGACGAGAGCGGCTACGTGGAGTTCCAGGAGAAGGAGCGACCGGGTCAGCAGCCGCTGATCAGCGAGGCAAGCGTTACGCTGGCCAAGATTGCGACCGTCAAGCCGCAGGTACCACCAAAGCCGGCTCCACGTCGCTCGCTCAGTCTCAACGCGGCGTCCACCGGCGCCTCAGCGGGCTCATCCGCTGGCAAGGCTCCGGGCACCGCTGTCTGA
- the LOC6728758 gene encoding uncharacterized protein LOC6728758 isoform X3 produces MPHNLCYKTILNNNFSILYLLNGIIGSSVTCSCPANIDWVHQQLSPKMAASNGNKSTMEHDTEGCDEVDFIVATHNNNNDYEDLGSVSQAVINTKVAAAAATPNNEPNSNTLKKAKERRTLFHFGSNSSSKKLSQSKSQESQEAGSKDASPATTAAPLPPVPIGTPPRQHKFVKSNSLARLLGNTYNAKKFEKQEQKRLASGAEGGKFNTYSGRRGRAGPYLERFKRVSKEDGDVAGEDDTVRVTNVITLTTDSRDLLYGSRQEHVGRTGGYDQNDQLTSKSKAYRTLTRSLGKLWRRTHSVDISTPDPEFKVSYLGNVLTGWAKAGEGCVEKQLNTLWRNYTQHSKPDVIMRLKVCASGLKATTRQHGLTEYWAHRITYCCAPKNYPRVFCWIYRHEGRKLKHELRCHAVLCSKEKIAQDICDTLRENLESALREFKREKILKQNARLSLANAVYDNPSLPRRKIMLSVGGNNYRPPLERSKSAPKLMAIEEAIGEEEGDEIEDTNEPEMMPCCQKDSLYPAMTLGRRRCRRGHSIRRTGKIQAFSPCCSSHMAKELPQEETKKMAAASSSANDGSDSDDFEKLLKFDTTLSNELLPYFDMQLHKNSSQSMVSLSELKEEEGEPLSLLPTINSDPSADPEADYNAEDHDVTAPRRSGVCSDGEEDFLDDADDHYFRHAAMLTMLHRSSMRKMRAADQTSLKYRHQTQSSISSNASSSTTASTSAAAGGGSTQQGLTSPDSDEGSISSGCETASTVTNANHEEYNGKRDSDPGQLEQSPDLELEQAQVLEQMMIYQRLEQQLRNNSGDATNYSSSSSITLKRSNSGSDKQERSDHPDDDNSDSDESGYVEFQEKERPGQQPLISEASVTLAKIATVKPQVPPKPAPRRSLSLNAASTGASAGSSAGKAPGTAV; encoded by the exons ATGCCTCATAACTTGTGttacaaaacaattttaaacaacaatttttccattttatatttactaaATGGAATTATTGG ATCTTCCGTAACATGCTCTTGTCCAGCGAATATTGATTGGGTACATCAGCAGCTCAGTCCGAAAATGGCGGCCAGCAACGGTAACAAATCCACAATGGAGCACGATACCGAGGGTTGTGATGAGGTGGACTTTATAGTGGCCAcgcacaacaataacaacgatTACGAGGATTTGGGAAGCGTGAGTCAAGCGGTGATCAACACcaaagtagcagcagcagcagcaacaccaaacAACGAACCAAACAGCAATACATTGAAAAAAGCCAAGGAGCGTCGCACCCTTTTCCATTTcgggagcaacagcagcagcaagaagcTGAGTCAGAGCAAGTCACAGGAGAGCCAGGAGGCGGGCAGCAAGGATGCTTCGCCGGCGACAACTGCTGCTCCACTGCCGCCGGTGCCAATTGGAACGCCACCGCGACAGCACAAGTTCGTGAAGAGCAACAGCTTGGCCAGATTGCTGGGCAACACCTACAATGCCAAGAAGTTCgagaagcaggagcagaagcgtCTGGCATCCGGAGCCGAGGGCGGCAAGTTCAACACCTACAGTGGGAGGCGGGGACGTGCGGGTCCCTATCTGGAGCGATTCAAGCGGGTGTCCAAGGAGGACGGCGATGTGGCTGGCGAGGATGACACGGTGAGGGTCACGAACGTCATTACCCTGACGACGGACTCGCGGGATTTGCTCTACGGCAGCCGGCAGGAGCATGTGGGTCGCACTGGGGGCTATGACCAGAACGATCAGCTCACCTCGAAGTCGAAGGCGTATCGCACGCTCACCCGCAGTTTGGGCAAACTCTGGAGGCGCACACACAGCGTGGACATTAGCACACCCGATCCGGAGTTCAAGGTCTCGTACCTGGGCAACGTCCTGACCGGCTGGGCGAAGG CAGGTGAGGGTTGTGTGGAGAAGCAGCTGAATACGCTGTGGCGGAACTACACCCAGCACTCCAAGCCGGACGTGATCATGCGCCTGAAGGTGTGCGCCTCCGGCTTGAAGGCCACCACCCGGCAGCACGGACTCACGGAGTACTGGGCCCACAGGATCACCTACTGCTGTGCACCGAAGAACTATCCGCGGGTCTTTTGCTGGATCTACCGCCATGAGGGCAGGAAGCTGAAGCATGAGCTCCGCTGCCATGCGGTGCTCTGCAGCAAGGAGAAGATTGCCCAGGACATTTGCGATACCCTGAGG gAAAACCTGGAGAGCGCTTTGCGCGAATTTAAGCGCGAGAAAATTCTGAAGCAAAACGCTCGCTTGAGTTTGGCCAACGCTGTCTACGACAATCCGAGCTTGCCGCGCCGCAAGATCATGCTGAGTGTGGGCGGCAACAACTACAGACCGCCGCTGGAACGCTCCAAGTCGGCGCCCAAGCTGATGGCCATCGAGGAGGCCATtggcgaggaggagggcgatGAGATCGAGGACACCAATGAGCCGGAGATGATGCCGTGCTGCCAGAAGGACTCCCTCTATCCGGCCATGACGCTGGGAAGGCGTCGCTGTCGTCGCGGACACTCCATTCGGCGTACGGGCAAGATACAGGCCTTCTCGCCCTGCTGCAGTTCGCACATGGCAAAGGAGTTGCCGCAAGAAGAGACCAAGAAGATGGCGGCGGCGAGCAGTTCCGCCAATGATGGCTCCGATTCGGACGACTTCGAGAAGCTGCTGAAGTTCGATACGACTTTGAGTAATGAGTTGTTGCCGTACTTCGACATGCAGCTGCACAAGAACAGCAGCCAGAGCATGGTGAGCCTGAGCGAActcaaggaggaggagggcgaaCCGCTGAGCCTCCTGCCCACCATTAACAGCGATCCCAGCGCCGACCCGGAGGCGGACTACAATGCCGAAGATCACGATGTAACCGCGCCGCGACGCAGTGGCGTTTGCAGCGATGGCGAGGAAGACTTCCTGGACGATGCGGACGACCATTACTTCCGACATGCGGCCATGCTGACCATGTTGCACCGCAGTTCGATGAGGAAGATGCGGGCGGCCGATCAGACGAGTCTTAAGTACCGCCATCAGACCCAGTCATCGATCTCCTCCAATGCGTCCAGTTCGACGACGGCCAGCACTTCGGCGGCAGCGGGCGGAGGATCCACCCAGCAGGGTCTGACCAGTCCGGACAGCGACGAGGGTTCCATATCCAGCGGCTGCGAGACGGCCAGCACAGTCACAAATGCCAACCACGAGGAGTACAACGGCAAGCGGGATAGCGATCCCGGCCAGCTGGAGCAGTCGCCGGacttggagctggagcaggcgCAAGTGCTGGAGCAGATGATGATCTACCAAAgactggagcagcagctgcgcaACAACAGCGGCGATGCCACCAATTACAGCAGCTCGAGCAGCATCACCCTGAAGCGCAGCAATTCCGGCAGCGACAAGCAGGAGAGGAGCGACCATCCGGATGACGACAACAGCGACAGCGACGAGAGCGGCTACGTGGAGTTCCAGGAGAAGGAGCGACCGGGTCAGCAGCCGCTGATCAGCGAGGCAAGCGTTACGCTGGCCAAGATTGCGACCGTCAAGCCGCAGGTACCACCAAAGCCGGCTCCACGTCGCTCGCTCAGTCTCAACGCGGCGTCCACCGGCGCCTCAGCGGGCTCATCCGCTGGCAAGGCTCCGGGCACCGCTGTCTGA